The Flammeovirga agarivorans DNA window GAAAGCAGCAGACATCTTCTTACCAAGTTCAGGAATGTTTGTAACAATATCCTCTTCTTTGTAAGCTACTTTAAATCCAGATCCTAAATCAATAAATTGAAGATTAGGGAAATCCTTAGCACAATCAAACATAACGTTGGCAGCCATAAGGAATACTTCTGAATCTAAGATATCCGAACCAGAGTGCATATGTAATCCCACCACATTAATATTGTGGCTTTCTACTACTTTCTTAACATGCGACATCTGGAAAATAGAAATACCAAATTTTGAACCGATATGTCCTACTTGAATTTTAGCATTTCCACCAGCTGTAATATGCGGATTAATACGAATAGCACAAGGTACTGTACCTTCATAAACATCACCAAAATGCTCTAAAACAGCAATATTGTCTATATTAATAACAACACCTAAAGAAACAGCCTCTTGAATTTCATCAAAAGAAACTGAGTTAGGAGTGAATAGAATTCTTTCCTTTGGGAATCCTGCCTTAAGACCTAATAATACTTCTTGAATTGAAACACAGTCAAGGTCAACTTTATGTGCTTTCATCAATTTCAAGATACTAAGATTCGAAAGGGATTTCATCGCATATTTAATGCGAAGATTTACACCACTAAATGAATTTCTTAGTGTATTAATTTGCGAAACAATTTTATCAGCGTCATAAACATATAACGGTGTTTGAAATTGATTTGCTATATCTTCAACAGGTAAACCTTGAATTGTATATTCTGAATTATTTAATTCCATTTTCGGGAAGAATTATTTTTTGATAACTTCTTGATGAAACAAAAGTAGAGAGATTTTTGTACTACACCATATAATTTGATTTAATTGACAAAAATAACAACAACTGTTTCAAATAAAACATACTGTTATTTATCTAGTAAATCTCATGATAATTAATAAGAATATGAAATCTAAATTACTCCCATTATTTACCAGTCTTTTATTAGTGCTAAATACTATCCATGTGATTGCTCAAGACAATTGGATGATGCTAAAACAAATCCATAAAAATGAGAATGTTGTCATTTCTCCATATAGTGTAAATTCAGCTTTAGGTATGCTTTCAATGGTTACTAGTGATGAAACACAACAAGAAATATTGAATTACTTGGAAGTGAAAGATGAGAAACAACTCAAGAAAAAAGTAGAAGCAAAGCATCAACTATTCACTACAAAGCAAAATGTTGACCTTAGTATTGCAAATGGAATTTGGTACGATAAGCAATATAAATTAATTCCTACCACCAAAAAAGATCTGATTTCTACATTTGATGCTGAAATAAAAGGTGTGAACTTTTATCAATCTGAAAAAGTAAAAACACAAATAAATGATTGGGTGGATAAAAAAACAGAAGGGGAAATTGATCAAATCATTTCGGAAGTAACAAAAGATGACCGAATGATTTTAGTGAATACGGTTTTCTTCGATGCTGAATGGTCTCAGAATTTTGATGAAAAGGCGACAAGAAAAGGAGAATTTAAGTTAACAAATGGAGAAGTAAAACAAATTGATTTCCTTACTGATAATGCAAGATTTACTAAGAATTATAGTGATGATAACATTAAAGTATTATCCTTGCTATATAAAGAAGCGGAATTTGAATTGGTTTTATTAATGCCAACTCAAGGAAAACTAGAAGAATTTCTGGATGGTTTGAATGAGCAAAAGGTATTAGACTATCAATCAAAAATGAAACCTTCTGAAGTTTTCTTTAAAATGCCTAAAACAAAAATAACCTTTGAAAAAGATCTTATCGCCAATTTAAAGAGTAGTGGTATAGAAAGAGCATTTTTCTCAGGTCAGGCACAGTTTGGTAACTTCTCAAAAAGTGCTGCCAAAGACTTATATGTATCACAAGTAATGCACAAGACGGTAGTCACCTTTTCAGAATCGGGGACTAAAGCAGCAGCAGCTACAGCAATAAGTGTCTCTCGAAGCGCATTAAACCCAAAGAAAAAAGAATTCTATTTTAATCAACCTTTTATATTTCTGATTCAAGAAGTAAAAACAAAAGAAGTTCTTTTTATGGGTACTGTGGAAACACCATAAAAAAAAGAGCTATCGAATTAACGATAGCTCTTTTTTTAATTCAAACAAAGGTTTTCGTATTTCTCTTCGATTGGAATTCCTATTGCTTTTGCTTTTTGAAAGACATTACAAGCTTTGTATTTATCTCCTTTCTTAAAAAGCAAAATTGCTTGTGTATAGAACAACTCACCTTTGATAGTTGAGTAGCTCTCTTTAAAATCTTTAATCTGACTGAAATCATCAGCTTTTGCCAATGCGATATCAATTTGTAATAATGCACTATTGATTTCTCCTAATTCAGCATAAGCATTCGCTTGTTTATTGATGACTTCTATAAATTCTTTATGATTACCTTCCGCTTCATCGAAAGTTTTAATATATAAATCGTATTGTTTGATTGCCTCTACAGTTTTTCCATTTTGTTGATGGATATTGCCCATTAATAAATAGGCCTGAGGGTCTGGATTTGTATTATCACTGTTGATATGAGTAGCCGAAACCATATAAGCATTGGCATACTGCATGGCATCATCTTCTTTACTGATACCTCTAGATGTAAGTGATTTTGTATTCAAGCTTGCATTTTCAGAATATAACTGAGCCATTCTTAAATTGGCTTCTTGACTGCCCAAAGCTAGTGCTTTCTTATAGTGTTCCTCTGCTTTATTGATATCACCGACCATCTGACATTTTCCATCTTTAAAAATATCACCTAAATAGAGTTCAGCTTCTGCACTATTTTGATTACCCGCTTTTTGTAGCCAGTTGATGGCAGCTGCTTGATCATTTTTATAATAATACTTTCCAAGCATCAATTGTGCATTCAAATCTCCTTGATTCGCCTTGTAAGTGGCATACTCAAGGTCAGTAGCATCGATATATTGATCGATATTTAATGTTTTTAGTCGGGCAGATGCTGCTTCAACTCCATGGTTCGCCGCTTTGATATACCAACGGACAGCTCTTTCTTCACTTTTCTGAACACCAACACCACCTTCATACATTGTGCCTAGCAAGTATTCTGCAGAATCGGAACCTACATAAGCCGCTTGTCTTCTCCATTTAAATGCAGCTGTTGTACTTTTCTTTAAGGGAGGTGTTCCGCTTAAATATAAGTTGGCTAAAGTAAGCATTGCTGGCTGGTAATCTTGTAATGCTGAGCGTTGGCACATTTCTAAAGCTTTAGACTTTTCTTCTTCGTTTTTACTTAATAGTAAGTATAAAGTATATTGTGCCTCGGCATTATTTAAAGTAATCGCCTGATACTTCAGATAATTAATATCGTCTTCAGAAACAAAAGTTTTGATATCCATTGTTTCTAACATATCTGTTGCAGGCTTTACACCGTGATTGGAAGCATTTATAAGATAATGTATTGCTTTTCTTGAGTCTTTAATTCCTAAAAGACCATTTTTATAAAATAACGCCAATTCATAATCGGCTTCGGGGAAGTCTTTTTTAGAAGCTCTATTAAAATAGTCAAAGCTCTTTTTAAGATCCTTGTCTACTTCTTTACCATTTTTATAAGCTAAACCTAATTGGTAGTCTGACTCAGCAGATCCGTTTTCTCCTAAATATTTTTGATAAAAAATATCTGACTTGTCGGGATAATCGGCTACTGGTAATTTTTTTAATGCTAGTTCTGATTTTTCTATTCCTCCATCTAAAGCTCGAAGGTAAAAGTAGATAGCTTCATTTTCGTCTTTAGTGACATTCTTGCCATCTTCATAAATAGTACCTAATTGATAGCTGGCTTCTGCGGCTCCACCTTTTGAAGCTATTTTTAAAAGTTTGATCGCATCACCATATTCATTTTTAGACATTTTGATGTCCGCTAATGCTAATGAAGCGTCAACATGACCTAATTGAGCTGCTTTTTCATAATATGAAGCCGCCTTTTTTAGGTTTACTTTTTCAATTTCTCCTTTTTGATAAGCTTGCCCTAACTGATACCAGCTTTCAGCATCATTATTATATTTTGCTTGTTTTTTTAACTGATCTATGCTTTGACCTAAAACGTTTGTTGTTCCAAAAACTAGCAGGGTGATTACCGATACGTAAATATATATATTCCTAATTCTCATTCGATTTGATCTCTTTGTTAGAGATGGGCTTATTATTCCTTACAACTATAACTATTGGACTATGGTTTTTCTTGTATACTCATGCGTTTTTTTTTAGAAAAATCTCTTATTTTAAAAAGAATTACAGATTAATATGAAATTGTACATGACTAAAACCATATTCAGGGTTGTGATATTTTTAGCTGCCGTTTGTTTTCTTATGCCTAAACCAGATGTTTTTGCACAAGATTCTCTTGGTACAGCGATGAAAAAAGGGAGGGTGCTTTTGTCATTATCATCTTCTACAGATGCGATCAACTATTATGATAACTCAATAAATTCTAAAGCAATTGGAGGGCAGACAGGGTTTG harbors:
- the lysA gene encoding diaminopimelate decarboxylase, with translation MELNNSEYTIQGLPVEDIANQFQTPLYVYDADKIVSQINTLRNSFSGVNLRIKYAMKSLSNLSILKLMKAHKVDLDCVSIQEVLLGLKAGFPKERILFTPNSVSFDEIQEAVSLGVVINIDNIAVLEHFGDVYEGTVPCAIRINPHITAGGNAKIQVGHIGSKFGISIFQMSHVKKVVESHNINVVGLHMHSGSDILDSEVFLMAANVMFDCAKDFPNLQFIDLGSGFKVAYKEEDIVTNIPELGKKMSAAFKEFCKSYGRDLELWFEPGKYLVSESGHLLTKVNVLKHSPAAVFAGVNSGLNHLIRPMMYDAYHHIINVSNPQGPNRVYDVVGYICETDTFGYDRKINEIRVGDILSIQNAGAYSYSMASNYNSRFRPAEVLVYNGEAHLIRERETLEDLTRGQVDIFSNINIESSEEIVSTEE
- a CDS encoding serpin family protein encodes the protein MKSKLLPLFTSLLLVLNTIHVIAQDNWMMLKQIHKNENVVISPYSVNSALGMLSMVTSDETQQEILNYLEVKDEKQLKKKVEAKHQLFTTKQNVDLSIANGIWYDKQYKLIPTTKKDLISTFDAEIKGVNFYQSEKVKTQINDWVDKKTEGEIDQIISEVTKDDRMILVNTVFFDAEWSQNFDEKATRKGEFKLTNGEVKQIDFLTDNARFTKNYSDDNIKVLSLLYKEAEFELVLLMPTQGKLEEFLDGLNEQKVLDYQSKMKPSEVFFKMPKTKITFEKDLIANLKSSGIERAFFSGQAQFGNFSKSAAKDLYVSQVMHKTVVTFSESGTKAAAATAISVSRSALNPKKKEFYFNQPFIFLIQEVKTKEVLFMGTVETP
- a CDS encoding SEL1-like repeat protein, with translation MRIRNIYIYVSVITLLVFGTTNVLGQSIDQLKKQAKYNNDAESWYQLGQAYQKGEIEKVNLKKAASYYEKAAQLGHVDASLALADIKMSKNEYGDAIKLLKIASKGGAAEASYQLGTIYEDGKNVTKDENEAIYFYLRALDGGIEKSELALKKLPVADYPDKSDIFYQKYLGENGSAESDYQLGLAYKNGKEVDKDLKKSFDYFNRASKKDFPEADYELALFYKNGLLGIKDSRKAIHYLINASNHGVKPATDMLETMDIKTFVSEDDINYLKYQAITLNNAEAQYTLYLLLSKNEEEKSKALEMCQRSALQDYQPAMLTLANLYLSGTPPLKKSTTAAFKWRRQAAYVGSDSAEYLLGTMYEGGVGVQKSEERAVRWYIKAANHGVEAASARLKTLNIDQYIDATDLEYATYKANQGDLNAQLMLGKYYYKNDQAAAINWLQKAGNQNSAEAELYLGDIFKDGKCQMVGDINKAEEHYKKALALGSQEANLRMAQLYSENASLNTKSLTSRGISKEDDAMQYANAYMVSATHINSDNTNPDPQAYLLMGNIHQQNGKTVEAIKQYDLYIKTFDEAEGNHKEFIEVINKQANAYAELGEINSALLQIDIALAKADDFSQIKDFKESYSTIKGELFYTQAILLFKKGDKYKACNVFQKAKAIGIPIEEKYENLCLN